The segment GAATGTGGCTCCAATATACTGGCGGGTTGTTCTCCTACTCGGATTGCTGAGTCAGTGGACCTTGTCACCAGCTCTCCCCGCAGTTGGAGGCCACCGGTCGAATACGTCGCCGACAACGTGGCTGAGACAATGACACGCATCATCTTGAGCCACAGGCAAGCAGATAGCTCAGAGGAAATATGGGTTCGTAAATGCACTGCCAAGGTCGCCCAGTAGGCATCTTACATGTCCCACTCGAGGGGAGTGACGCTGCAATGCCCACCGCCCGGGCCCGGGGGAACCATTTAGCCGCTGTTATTGGACTGGGGTATGTTGGCCTACCTCTTGTCATATCATTGGCTCGTTCAGGTTTCATGACATATGGAGTAGATACTGATCCTCATCGGGTCAAATGTTTGGCTAACGGGGCCTCCTACGTTACGGACGTGACCAGCGCAGCAGTCAAGGAGGCTCTGGAATCAGGACTCTTCAAGGCCAACCACGGACTATGAGGTGGTAAGGCAGTGTGAAGTAGTGATCATATGCGTTCCAACGCCGTTTGAGAAAATCAAAAGACCCAGATATATCTCATATTGCACTTGCTTCTCAGGAAATAAGCAAGAGATTGCACGCCGGGATGCTAATAATCTTACAGAGCACAACATATCCAGGCACAACGGAAGACCTCATTGACCATGTGGTTAGGGAGGAAGGCTATGAACCGGGTAAGGACGTGTTCATTTGCTTTTCCCCCGAGCGAGTAGACCCAGGGAACAAGGGTTATGGCCTTGGCAATACCCCTAGGGTTGTCGGTGGGATTACACCAGAGTGCACAAGGCGAGGCGTCGACTTTTGGAGCAACGTTGTGAGCGAAGTTGTCCCAGTCAGCTCCAGTAGAGTGGCTGAAATGGTCAAGCTACTCGAAAATACCTTCCGGGCTAGCAACATCGGGCTTGTTAACGAAATGGCTGTAATGTGTGAGCGGATGGGCATCGACGTGTGGGAAGTCATCGACGCTGCGGCAACGAAGCCGTTCGGGTTCATGCCATTCTACCCTGGGCCGGGGATCGGGGGTCATTGCATCCCCCTCGACCCTATGTATCTAGCGTGGAAAGCCAAGGCGTATGGGTTTTTTAACCGCTTCATCGAATTAGCCGGAGAGATTAATGGCAACATGCCTCGTTACATAGTAATGAAAGTACACGAAGCTCTGAACCTATGCGGTAAGGCGCCAAGAGGCAGTTCGGTGCTCATCTTAGGGGTCGCATATAAGCGAGACGTGGCTGATCTACGGGAGTCTCCGGGGATTGAGATCCTCAGACTTCTTCGAGCTGAAGGGGCACGTGCTGACTTCAATGACCCTCTTGTCCCCCAGCTCAGCGAGGCGGAAGAGGTTCTGAGCAGTGTCTCGCTAACCGAGCAATTTTTGTCATCATATGATTGCGTCTTGCTGGTGACGGACCACTCTAGCTACGATTACCGATTTATAGCAGCTAGTTCGCGGTTAGTCGTAGACACCCGCAATGCATTCCGGGGCATTCCGGGGCATTTCGAGTCATAGGATCATCCGCCTCGGCGTGCCCACCCCGTCGCCTGCCCTGTGGGAGGAACTGGTCTTGCCCCGGCTTCGTAGACAGATTTGCGCTTGGTTCTTCTTACGCTACCTTCTCTGCTCGAACCCGTTCTTCGTATTCCGTGGGGGATGAGTAGCCGAGGCCGGAATGTAGCCGCTGGCGGTTGTAGAAGACCTCGACCCATTCGAAGATCGCCTGCGCCGCCTCGGCCCGCGTCCGCCAGGTCCGCCTCTCAATCAGCTCCGCCTTGAGCGTTGCGAAGAAGCTCTCCGCCACCGCGTTGTCGAGGCATTCGCCCTTCCGGCTCATCGAGGCAGTGATCCCGGCGCCGGCCAGGGCCGCCTGGTAGACCGACGAAGTGTACTGGCAGCCGCGGTCGGTGTGGTGCACCAGTTCGCCTGGCCGAGGGCGGCGACGCCGTATGGCCATGTCCAGAGCGCTCAGGGCGAGCTCCGTGCGCAGGTGGTCGGCCATCGACCAGCCTACGACGCGCCGCGCGTAGCAGTCCATGAGCGTCGCCAGGTACAGCCAGCCCTCTTGGGTCGGCACATAGGTGATGTCTCCGAACCAGAGCTGGTTTGGAGCCTCGGCCACGAAATTCTGGGCCACCAGGTTGGCGGCGACCGGCGCGGCGGGGTTGACAATCGTCGTCCGTACCCGGCGCCGCGGCCGGCGGACGCCGCTGAGGCCGCTCGCCCGCATCAGCCGGGCGATACGCTTCCGCGAGGTGGCCACGCCTTCCATGGCAAGCTTGGCGCGCACCCTGGGCGCCCCGTAGGTCCCCCGGCTGGCTCGGTGGATGGAGCGAATGCGCTCCGTCAAGGCCGTGTCCTTCCGGGCCCGATGTGACGGACCACGCTGCCGCCAGGCATAGTATCCGGCCCGCGAGACCGTCAGCACACGGCACATGAGCGAAACCGCATGATTCGCCTTCTCCACCTCGATGAACCGATACCGGCTCACCGGGTCTCGCTCTCCCTCACGAAGAAGGCCGCGGCTTTTTTTAGGATCTCGCGCTCCTCGCGCAGGACCCTGTTCTCCCGACGCAGGCGCTGCAGTTCGGCCTTCTCGTCAGTGGTCAGGTCGCCCGGCCGGCCACGACCGGCATCGGCTTCGGCCTGGCGCACCCAGCGACGCAGCCCCTCGCCCGAGATCCCAAGTTCTCTCGAAACCTCGAGGATCGACTTGCCGCTCGTCCGTACCAGCTCAACAGCCTGAGACCGGAACTCAGCCGGATACGGGGGATGGCTTCTTGGCATTGACCCCACCCTTCCTGGACTTCCCTACATCCCAAGTGTAGGGTTGTCCACGAAAGCGGGTCAAGTCCAAACTCACAAAGGCTGAGCGTGAAGCCGCGGCTGGCAAGGACTAGTTGGGCGTCTTTTCGGATGCGCGCTCGTGCGCAAGTCGCCGGGGGGCCTAGTTCATG is part of the Bacillota bacterium genome and harbors:
- a CDS encoding nucleotide sugar dehydrogenase; the protein is MRKSKDPDISHIALASQEISKRLHAGMLIILQSTTYPGTTEDLIDHVVREEGYEPGKDVFICFSPERVDPGNKGYGLGNTPRVVGGITPECTRRGVDFWSNVVSEVVPVSSSRVAEMVKLLENTFRASNIGLVNEMAVMCERMGIDVWEVIDAAATKPFGFMPFYPGPGIGGHCIPLDPMYLAWKAKAYGFFNRFIELAGEINGNMPRYIVMKVHEALNLCGKAPRGSSVLILGVAYKRDVADLRESPGIEILRLLRAEGARADFNDPLVPQLSEAEEVLSSVSLTEQFLSSYDCVLLVTDHSSYDYRFIAASSRLVVDTRNAFRGIPGHFES
- a CDS encoding IS3 family transposase (programmed frameshift) is translated as MPRSHPPYPAEFRSQAVELVRTSGKSILEVSRELGISGEGLRRWVRQAEADAGRGRPGDLTTDEKAELQRLRRENRVLREEREILKKAGGLLREGERDPVSRYRFIEVEKANHAVSLMCRVLTVSRAGYYAWRQRGPSHRARKDTALTERIRSIHRASRGTYGAPRVRAKLAMEGVATSRKRIARLMRASGLSGVRRPRRRVRTTIVNPAAPVAANLVAQNFVAEAPNQLWFGDITYVPTQEGWLYLATLMDCYARRVVGWSMADHLRTELALSALDMAIRRRRPRPGELVHHTDRGCQYTSSVYQAALAGAGITASMSRKGECLDNAVAESFFATLKAELIERRTWRTRAEAAQAIFEWVEVFYNRQRLHSGLGYSSPTEYEERVRAEKVA